The Dasypus novemcinctus isolate mDasNov1 chromosome 11, mDasNov1.1.hap2, whole genome shotgun sequence DNA window GCATGAAGCGCCTGGGAGACTTTCTGAACTTGGAGAGATGGCTGGGGCGCAGGAGGGGACTTTACTGCTGGGGGAAGTGCTGATCAGGTATTCGCACACCACTCTTAAGGTGTGGAGTGAGCAGGATTTCGAGACCCTGAGACAGAAGCTGTTGCCCACCTACCCAGCTGTGCACTACTTCAGGAGGTGAGAAGCCTACTGGCCTGGAAGCTTGTTCTCagaccaggaggctctgggctctgCCATCCCTTCCCTAGCCTGCCTGCACCCTCCTCCCTCTTTGCCAGTGTTCTCTCCCTATGGGTGTGAAGCAGGAGAGGGTGGAACCAGGAAACTCCTATCTCTTCAGCCCATCTCCTCCTATACAAGGGCTGCTGAGCTTTGTTCTGGGGCATGACCCagcaacaaggaaaaaaaaaaaaagtagctggTGAGAGCTGGGAGacaagggaggggaagagggaggaacgTGGGATGGGGTatttctcttcctgcctttcggGCTATTAAACGGGGCTTGGCTTTCAGCGGACTCATTGGCAGTGGCCTCTGCATCTTCTCCAAACACCCAATCCAGGAACTCACCCAGCACGTTTATACCCTCAACGGCTACCCCTACATGGTAAGTCTGCCCTCTGACCTCCTCCACTCCTTTCCTCACCTCCTGCCTCCCATTAACATAAGGTGGGGCTGCAGGAATAGGCAGAAAGAAGGTAGCAGTGCCCTGCAGCTCCCTCTCCCCAGTAGCCTGACTCCCTGCCACTCCTGCTGCAGATCCAACATGGAGACTGGTTCTGCGGGAAGGCCGTGGGGCTGCTGGTGCTCCACCTAAGCGGACTGGTGGTCAACGCCTACGTGACCCATGTGAGTGAAGCCAGCAGAGCTTAGGACTGGGACCGGAGAGCTGGGACTCCCCTAATTATGTTCTTTGGGGATGAGGAGCGGGGCAAAATCTAaggtggagtgggtgtagctccctggcttgagcccctgcttcccatgtatgaggtcccaggttcaatccccgatacctcctgaaaaaaaaaaatctaaaatggcAGTAGCCAAGGTTCAAGCTTTTTGTACCAAGTACCATGCCGAGTGACAGACACAAGTTTAATTTAGATACACTTCCTGTCCCTGGGTTTCTCCATCTTATCTGCTGTCATCTCTTCTGTCTTGCTTAGCTTCTTGCCGAGTACAGTCGACAGAAGGATGTCTACCTAACACATCGCGTGGCCCAGGCTTGGGAACTGGCCCAGTTCATCCAGTGTGTGAGCCTGGGTTTGacaggggaagtggggtgggccCAGGGGCTGAGGGGTGGCCAATGCCCCATTTATAGGGCAGAGCTGGTGAGGGAAGAACGCCTGCCTCACTTGCCTGGCTCCCCCAGCCACACATCCAAAAGGGCAGACGTGGTTCTATTGTGTGGGGACCTCAACTCGCACCCCAAAGACCTGAGCTGCTGCCTGCTGAAGGAGTGGATGGGATTGCGTGATGCCTTCCTCGAGACTCGGGACTTCAAGGTGAGGACCTGCCTGATCGTCTCTGGCCCcagcttctcttcctcctcctcctcccgcatCCTAGTATGAGCACCTCTTCACCTAGGGCTGTGAAGAGGGCTGTACAATGGTACCCCAGAACTGTTACGTCAACAAGCAGGAATTGGAGCCCTTTCCCTCTGGCATCCGCATCGACTATGTGCTGTACAAGGTCAGGCCTCCTCACTAGCCTCTACTCACTGCACCTCTTCCTGTTTTGCCAGCCTTTGCTGGGCCTTTGTCCAACTCATCTAGTCTTGGATCCCTGGTGCCTGGAGCATGGGATGGCCAGGAGCTGGCACCCTGACGTACATGCTGCTTTCTGGCCCTTTCTTCGTAGGCAGTCTCTGGGTTTTACATCTCCTGTAAGAACCTCAAAACCACTACTGACCATGACCCTCCTGGCGTCACGCCCCTCTCTGATCATGAGGCCCTGATGGCtactctgtgtgtgaggcacagCCCACCACAGCACGGTCCTAGCCCCACCCGCGGTGAGTCACCCCCATCCTTTCCCCTGGCACTTCCCTATCTCAAGACAGCACCTCTCCACTCTAACCatctctctcccaccccactgCCTTGTTCTAGGACCAGTCGAGCAGTCGCCATTGATCACTGTGCTGAGAGAGGCCTGGACGgagctgggcctgggcctggctCAAGCTCACTGGTGGGCCACATTGGCTGGCTATGTGATTGGTCTGGGGCTGCTTCTCCTGGTGCTGCTGTGTGCTCTGGCAGTTGCAGGAGGGACCTGGGAAGTTGTCATGCTGCTCTTCACCCCCAGTGTGGGAATGGTGCTGGGGGCGGGAGCAGTCTATTTTTTCCACATGCAGGAGGCTAAGGGCTTATGTCGGGTCCAGGCCGAGCTCCAGCAAGTGCTGGGCAGGGCaagggaggcccaggatttgggCTTAGAGCCTCAGCCAGTTGAGCTCCTAGGGCAGCAGGAGGGGGACAGAGCTGAGGAACAACAATAAAGCTTGACACTCTTGATGGCTGTCTTTTTCTTTGTAGAGGCATGACGGGGGCCAAGAGTCAGTGCAGGGGTCAGAATGCTAGGCCTTAAGGCTCTTACACATCTATCCTCCCTGTGTATCTCCCCCCTCCACCTGCATGAAGCCTGAGCCCTGTGTGTggcagaaatatttttattgtaaaagtgaGGTCCTCTCCCAGGCCTCCCAGACAAGCAGGGGTGTGGGTTGTGCTGTCCCGGGGCAAGGTTGTGACATCAGGCACTGGGCAGGAGGCATCCCTCCATCTATGAGGGGTCCAGTGGGCATCTTTCCTctagggagggaggcagggaaggaggcgCTCTTCTAGCCCTGGGCTCCACTCCCCGAGGCCAGCTCACTGAGCCTGCATTCCTCCTGGAAGCGGATGAGGGCATCTCGCTCATTTACCACGTCCACCAGCTTCCTCAGGACCTGGTCCTCAGCCTGCCGGTCAGCGGCTGTCTTTAGGGTTTCTGAAGGGAGGAGGTGAAGCTTAGGGATCAGAGAACTGGGCAGGGAGGTAGGAGAGACACAACCTAATCCCTGCCCATGTGACTTTAACAGCCTAGTCTGTAGAAAGGAGGTTCCCTAACACCAGTGTTTTGGCATTATTTAGCAGCAGCATTGTTTCAGAGATGTGTGTGAAAGTTCAGTGGTGTAGCTCTAGATGAGCTGAAGGGAGAGGTGGCTGTAAAGCCCCATTCTCTGGTTCCCCCCTTGACTTGTCTCAGCTGCTTGGTCTGTGTCTGAGGTCACGAGGTTGTGCAACACCAGCCCCGTGACCTCTGCCTCTCGCTGAGCCCGGCTTACCTTCCCTGTTCATGTAGCTTCGTAGTTCCTGGTCCAGCTGCCACTGTTTCTCCTCCAGGTGCAGCTCCTTCGCCCTGTGGAGGTCAGAAATAGATGGGGCACAGCTGCCCAGGGAGCCCCAAGGACCTTGCTGGGGCCTGGTTCAGAGGTCACtgtcaccaccccacccccacttacGTGATCATGAGCTCAGCCTCCTCAGCCACCAGGCTGTTCTTCTTCTGCACGAGCTGTAGCAACTGTTCTACCCACAGTGCCTTTTGCTGTTCTGGAGAACctgagaaaaaggaagaacagGGAAGGGTAATCGAGGCATCTGTCTTGTGAGGGTTATAAGCATCATGGGCTTAGGGGCAGCAGGGCCCAAGGAAAGGGATATGGCAGGTGTGTGCTCGGCCAGGGGAGCCTGCTACAGGCCAGACCCTGATGGGCTGAGGAATTTCTGGGGGCTGAACACTGTGCTGGGAGGCAGAGAGGCATCCTAGTTTCTCCCTTCCCCTTACGTCACTCACTGCTCTGGCTTCTCAAGGCCAGTTCCAGCTTCACTCCCTTGGCCTCCAGCTCCTTCAGAGCAGCCTCAATCTCATTTAGTCTCCGCTGGGCAGCCTGATGGTACAAGACAGGAGGCTCAGAAGTCTTTGGATTGCTCAAGAATGGGCAGTTGGGGGACTCTGAGCCCACCTCAGAACTTCTGGGAACACCTGACCGCACCTGGGCCTTGCAGAATCtcttcatctcctcctccctggcACGGCGCAGCAGAGTCCGACGCCACGTTGGGTATTTGTTCATGGTGTCTGAGTTCTTGGCCAAGGACAGCAGGGTCTGTGGCAGGATCAGGCCATTTGGGGTAGGGTCAGGCCCCCTGGCGGATGGGGCTTGGGGAAACACTTCAGAAGGGGCAGGAAAAAACCTGGGCTGGAAGGGGTTGGGGTGAGTTCTGGCAGAAAAGATAAGAGGCCTAGGGACAGGAAAGAGGCAAACTGGGTGAGGAGACATTCCACGAGGGGCTCAGCGGAAAGAGCATGGGGTAGACTTTATGGGGGGCGGGGATTTAGTGCACACAGGCTGGCCTGAGCAAAACAGACTGTCAGGGTCCCTCCCACTCACCTGCTCTATTTCTGAGTCCAAAGCTacatcttcctcttcctcctcctcttcactgGAGGGGGCactcccttcttcctcctccatGGCCACAAGAACTGAGCTAGGGATCCGGATCCCTGAGCAGAGGGAGGTAGACATAACTTGGTCCCCACGTCCTCCCTCTCCATCCCCAGGATCCTCTGTATAGGAGTCCTAGGGCCACCTACCCCCTGCTCCAGCTCCACCCTGGGTCGGCACATCTGTGGGCAGAGGAGAACAGTTACCTTGAGGTCCCTGTGCTGGCACCCCCCAACCCACAAAGCTGCCCACCAGGGCCTGGCGAGCCAGGGCAGAGCAGCTGCGGGGGGGCTTGGGTGGGGGCTCCGTTTCCGGCTCAGGGGTAAGGTGAAGGGAAGACAACCACTGGCGTTCTGGGCTGGAGAGGCGGATCAGCTGTCGGGTAGGCTGCGGGGGGCTTGGAATGGGACTGGTGCCCTCCTGGGGGACTGCGGGAGCCGAGGGTGCTGATGGCATGCCATCGTTGCTAGGTGCGGGTAGCTCCTGTAAAAGCCGCGTGGTCGGGTCAGTGTGGGCGAGGCCGCCCTTCTGAGAATCGCTCTGGCACAAGCTCACTTGAACTTTGACCCAAGTGACAGGCAGTGTTGTAGATATTTAGGATACATCAATAAGTGAGACAAAAAGCACCCTCGTGGAGCTGACATTCTAGTGCAGGAGGACATTCAGTCACCCCCGGCAAAGGAGGCTGGGCTGGAGACCCCCCTTCCTCTTCTCTACCCCACCAACATGCACACGAGCACACTCACAGTCACAGCTTTTACCGGGCTCTCGGGGCCTCGGTCACCGCCATCCTCTTTGTGGCCTGGCTGTGGCAGGTGCTGAAGGCAGTAGAAATGCCCTGGTAGGGTGGAAAGGGCATTTCTGTGCCCAGCACTCAGGGTTTCTCAGGGAAGGGGGCAGTGGGCCAGGAGGTGGTGAGTGGTGGGACAGACATGACTGAGTTTGCAGATTAATTTATGACAGTCTCCTGGTTCCTTAGAACCCCACATCTGATCCTTGGAAGGGACAGGAAGGACCCAAACTCGGGGAAAAGTGGCATCTTGAATCCGTATCTGCCTCGTGCCCAACATCCAGTGCCCTCCATCCTGGAACTACTATGCCCGCCAGGCAGGGCCAGGCCCCAGGCCCTCTGGAAACTCCATGTCCACTTACCATCTCCTGGGTGCTGCCCGTAGCCACTTGGCCACAGTGTGGCCTCACAGACGTGGCAACGGAAGCAGCTCCGGTGGAAGAAATGGCCGTCGGCACAGAGGCGTTCCAGGATATAGAGGTGTTCCCCACAGATTGCACACAGGTCGTCGGCACCAGCCTGCATGTCCCCCCAGGCCGCAAGGTCAGCGGGAGCCCGCGCAGGCTGCAGAGTTCTTCCCTTCCCCTGAAACACCTTCCCCCCCGCCTCTGCCTGCAATCAGGGCCCTGACTCTCACCTCCTGGTGATGGGACGGGGGTGTCGGGATTACATCGGGCTCTGGGACAGGCAACTCCTCAATATTTGGGTTCTCCACCTCTACCTAAGTGGGGGTAAGTGCTCAGCTGGGGACTGGGTGTGAGCAGATGAATAGAAAGGGCAGGAGGTGGAAGGGCAGTGAGACTCAGAAGGGAGGCAGAATGGGGGATAGCCAGACTTGGGATGGGGAGCAAAACAAGGGGGACAGGACATAGGGGAGCTAGCACCCGAGGAAGGGAGGCAGAGAACCACCCAGGCCCTGCCTGCATTTACCTCTACACGAGGCTTCTTGCCACCAGCATCTCCTCCATTTTCCTACAACAAGGCCTTCACTCTGAGCATGGGGCTCAGAGCCTGCAGCCCTCCCCTATTCCCCTATTACAAATGTCCTCCCCACTTTCACCCCAGGAACCCCCACTGGGCactcctccagccccagccctgcccagcctccccaCCTGGGCCCGGGTCCGTTGCAGTGTCCTCTGCAGTTTGCCAAGGAAGAGTACGGCACTGGGGGTCCCCAGAGAGCCCTGACTGGCAGGGCCTGCAGAGAGAGGTGGGGTGTCAGCATAGATGGGGGTCCTGTACTATATCCCAGGAACAGAGAGCCCCACTCCAGCCCACCTCCCCTATGCTAGCTCTGAGAGGGTGCCCTGGCCCCTCTCTCACACTCACACCCAACCTCCCCCCACACCCACGTCCCACCAGCTGACCCTCCCTGTCACCTGGGCTGTGGGGCCTGTCCTTGAAGGCACTGTGGAAGTGGCTGAGGTAGGCGATGAGGCCCAGTGGGTCACTCCCTGCCACCACTGCCTGTGCGGACAATACCGGTGTGATGCCCAGCTCCTGCTCTGCCACCTTCAGTGCCCAGGCGGTTGCTTCcagagcccccaccccctgcacgTCTGAGGGTTCCCTGTGAGATGTGGGATAGAGAAGTCAGTGGGGGACAAGAGCCTGGCCCCgttgtggggagagggaaggagaagtaGGGCCTGCAGGATGGGAGGGGCAGGGGTCTGGGAACAAAAGGATGGAGAGGCATGGACGTGCTTCTCTCTGCCACCTCTCCCTCCCATCCCCAGTGAGAGCTGCTCCGGCCCTGGGGGCTCTCGACCACTCACAAAGCTCTCCCCTATCTTGGTGCGTGGGGTTCTCACAGACTCTCAGCTGGGCAGAGACAGGAGTACCGCCTCCAGGGAGGGGCACTGATGGCACAGGGTTGTTAGCGAGTGGTAGAGCGGGGCTCAGCTGGGTGCAGTCTCACCTACTTGGGGACTTCCCTACCATGGCACACTGGAGTCAGGGAGGGGTAGGAAAGAGCGTGTGCTCTGGGGGCCCCCCTCTCCGCTCCCCACTCACAGCAGGCCAGGCTGCAGCCGGTGCACCAGGGCACATAGAGCCAGCCCGTCAGcccaggaggaggccaggtcGGTGACATGGACCCCCGGGTACCCTGCCGTCTGCTCCTGGCACCAGCGCATCAGCTCCTCCTGGGTGCCTGCCGACCCTGGGGGAGAAGGCTGTGCTGTGTACCCACCCCCCTCAGGCTCACAGAGAGCCCCGTTGGCAGACTGTGGGGTccgtatgggaggagtggggaaccCGCCTAATGCTCACTGTCGGCAGCACCTCTTCCACCCCAATTTCCTCATTAAGAAACCCCTTTTTGCAATAAAGTGGGGGAATGAATAAAGCAAAATCCCTATTAGCCACAGAGAGGGCAGCAGGCTGTGAACTGAGGGGCAAAGGAGGCCAAGAAACTGAAAGGAGAGGCGTGTTTGGGATTTGCTCAGCTGGAAGGGGTCAGGCAGAGAGCTGGGAACAGAGCACAGACACCGAAAGTGTACACTGCCATGGCTGGAGCGGCCCAGCGCCCGGGTTGATGGCCTGGCCGCACCGGCTCCTGTCGCGAGGCTGCAGCTGCTCTGACTGGCCATGCCTGTACCCCACCGGGTGGTAGATAGTTTGACTCCCCTGGAGCGGGGCTTGCTCACCGGTGACTAGCCTTCCCGCATCTGTCTTGTCACTCTTCTTCTGCACAGAGTCCTTGGCCACCAAGTCATACAGGTCTCGGACCTAAGGCAGCCCCTCCCAGGTCTCGAGGCAGGCTCACCACTTCCCACCTCAGCCCatggggggccctgggggagCACTGACAGGGGCCTAGGAGAAAGCCTGCCCTGGGGGCTGACTTGGGGAACGTGGGGGGGAAGGGTGATCTGACCTGATTGGGGGTTACAGCCCGGAGGTTCAGGTTGGGGTAGCGGGTGGCTGGGTCCAGCCCATAGTGGGCCACATTGCGGTGCATGTTTTCTGGGGATGTCTGTGACAGGAGCTGGTACAGGCTCTcactggggagggtggggcaggggcatgAGTGGGGGGGGGACACCCATCATACCCACCCTTCAAGAACTGCCAGGCCTTCTCTTCATTCCCTTCGTCCATTCCTCCACGTATTCACCCAGCACCCCCTAGTCCCATATCCAGCCCCCAATCCCTACCCAGGCCTCACCGCTCAGCCAACACCTCCAGGGGCCCAGTGCCCTCTGCCCACCGCTTCACCATCCAGGCTGCATCAAAGGCTGCCAAGAAGCCCCGGGCCACACCAGTGCCCAGGGGCCAGAAGGGCTGCAGGGTCAGAGGGAGAGGAGGCAGTTCAGCCAGAGGCCAAGGGGAGAGTCCCACAGCCCAGATGTCCCGCAAGGTCATGTTACTTGCAGCCTCTCCCCTCCACCAAGCAGCCCTCAGCTCCACCCCTCCACAAGCCAACCTTTCGCATCCCTTCTTCTGTTTAGGAAGCTTCCTACTCCAGCCAGGGAGCCCTTGTACCTCTGCCTCTCAAATACCAGAAAGCCCCTCCTTTTGCCAGTCAGGAACCTCGTACCCCCTCACCTCCACCAGGCAGTCTCCCACCAGACCCAGCAGCAGGCGGGCACCGTGCTTCTCTTGGACACGAGCAGAGCTCTCCGCCCGCATCATGCTTGTGAAGTCAAAGGCCGAGATGTCGGGCCGCCCGTGGGCATCCTGGGCAAACTCCAGCTTCCCGAGCTTGCCATGAGTGGCGAAGTCAGCAGCTGCCCGGGCAAAGCGCTGCAGAGCCTCGGGCACCACGTTGGCATTGCCCAGCAGCCGATCCGTGTCCGGCCAGTCCTACAGGCCAACAGATCAGAACCAGCAGGGTCAATGCCAGTCCCACCCACTGGGTATGCAAGGTGTACATCCTAAGGCCCTGAGAAGCAAAGGGGCTTCCCCAGACCACACAGCATTTGAAGGCTGGGCCTGGATAGAATTGAAAGGTCCTGCCTCCCAGGCCCAAGCCCTTCCCCAGCACCCATCCTGCCCCTGTGGGTCCCAGGCCCCACCCTGCCTCTGGGACTTAATAGCATTGCTGTCACATGCTGGCTTTGGACAGGTGACTGaacctctcagagcctcagttttcccgTGATTTACAGATAATGTACCTGACTCTCAAGGTGCTCTTGAGAATTAAACGAGAAAACAGACTTAGAGTTCTCAACACAGTACCTACCACATGGTCTGCACTTGCCTGGTTCATTCATCCAGCATGAGATTCATGGAGTGCTTACTCtacaccaggcactgttctaggcactgggacTCAGCAGGAagcaaaagacaaagagacaacAATCCTGCCCTCCTAGAGCTTATGTCTGCAGTACTGTGGCTGATGTAAGGTGTTTAGCTCAGAATAGGACTCCTGGGGGCCATATCACAATCTCAGGAAAAAGAGCTTGTGCAGATGGAGGATATGGCAGGATGGAGACAGGAGAGGCTGGGTCCCTCCACACTCAGGGTTGTCTGTGTCCAGGCCTGGCCTCTACCTCCCAGGGCCACTGACCTCGCACACCCCACACCCTGGCCCAGGCCCCACCTGGTGCAGCACCCCCAGTCGCAGCAGGCACTGCTTCTTGGCTGTCATCACAAAGTAGTGGGTGTCATCCTTGTAGTACACAATGTTCTCCAGATCGATACCTGGGggcacagggcaggggcaggaatGCGCCTCCTCCTGGATAGGcatcccctctccccactccccagcaTGACCTGACCTCTGACAGCTACGACCACAGCTTAGGCTGTAGTGAGTGGTCATACACAGGGCCCCCCCGAGTTCTGGGTGGCTCCAAGGGCCATCTGTCCCAGGCCCAGAAGGCCTGCGGGGTTGGGCAAACAGAAATGTGGGTAGAGTGGCAGCTGGGAGACCTGCACCACATGGTCACATGCTTGCGGACAACACCCCGGCTTCTTGAAGTGGGATGTTACACGCCCCAGGGGGTGTGGCAGTGTGATGCCAGAGTACACATAAGACAGCTCCCTGAAGTACCAGTATCATTTTGAATTCGTATCATTTAGAGCACAAAGCAAAACTGCCATGCATTGTGTGAAATATTTCAAAGACACGTCAAGCTGGCTGGTCAAGTAAGTCTGTGCCTGCTAAATTCCCAGGGCTCAGGTCCTTTCCCCTTGGCCTCCAAGACCCCAAAGATGGAATCAGATTCCTTGGACTGAGGACAGGTCTGGGAGGGAGAGGCGAGGGCCAGCCCCAGccaggaagggggaagggaagccCGTGAGAGGGGCCCTGACCTGTAGCCTTGAGCAGGCTCTGGAAGAAGCCCTGGTTGTAGATCCTGGCCACACCGCTGATTTCAGGCACCTGCGTCTCCTCCATGGTGCGCTTGTTCACAAAGTTGGCTGTGATGCCAATGGCCAGTTTGCCACGCATTTCTCGCACTGTGAAGCCTGGGGAGAGGGCATCAGGAGATGTTGGGTGGTAGAAGAACTAGGAGTATAACAATCTAAACAGGCCCGGGGGAGCCCAAGATGCTGGCTTCTTTGAGGCACTCACCTTCAGGGACAAATTTACCTCCAGCTGCAGAGATGAGAACATCAAATTCATAGTTGGCCAGtagggctggggggctgggctgGAGCTGGGCACGCCAGCCACTCCCTGGGGCAGAAGGCATGACAGGCACAAGGTGTGGAGGTCAGAAGGGGCTCTTACACTCCCAGGATGAGCAAGTCAAACAATTAAAGTACATGTgtaaggagtggatgtggctcaagtagttaagggcctgtcttccacatgggaggtcccagattccattcccagtgcctcctaaagaagacaaacaatgagcagacaacaagcagacattgagcaaaatcAACAAGTGGACAACCAACCaaaggagcagacaatgagcaaaaaacacctcaaatgagcagggagcagatgtggctcaaggaattgagtgcccacttcccacattgGACGTCCCAgttgtttccagtgcctcctaaaggaaaaaaccccacaaaaacagacaactagcacacagcaagcagaaacaatgaacagacaatgagctcaaacaaagagcaaaaacaatgagcaaacagacaaggaagccatCTCAGCTGGGGAAAAATACCTGTGTAAAGGACTTCCCAGTAAGAGAGCAATGGCACACAGTCTAACATTACACCTTCACAATAGCCATGGCAGGTAGGTAAGGAAGAacatgttattttcattttacaggtaCTCAAACTGAGGCGCAGAGTGGTTTGCCAAAGCCCCACTAATTAGAGAGGGGACGCGGCAAACTCCCAATCCCACCCTTTTCTCTCCAAAGGACAAGGTCTCCATGGTGGGTGGGGGTTTCCAGGAGCAGAGTACTTACCCTTTCTGGGAGGGGGTTGGAGGCCACTGAAAGTGACACCCCAGTGAATTTCCACCCCCAGCAGTAATGCCACCTTCAGCAGGATCAGCTGAAGCTGCCGGATGCCTGGAAGGGAGGAGGTCATTAGGAACAGACACCCCACGCTGCACAGCCTCCCCAAGCACCAGTGTGTGCCCAGTCTCACTGCCCATTTGACATATGAGGGACCTGGGTCCTGAAGGCCACCTGGCCGAAGTGACTCTTGTCCACTCTGCCTCTTGGCTGACCCAGTGGCCCCCACTCTGGCCTGCCTCTGGACCCAGGCTCACCCGCCCCTCTAAGCCACCACGTGGTGCTCACTGATGTGGTCCAGGGTGCCTGTGCAGAAGCGCCCATAGAACTTCTTGGCCCCGAGTGCCCGCAGGTCATGGATGGTGAAGGGCCAGAGGTGCAGCACGTTGTGGCGAGAGAACTTGGTGCGCTTTTCCACCAGCACCACGCGGGCCCCCAGCAGTGCCAGCTCCACAGCAGCCCTCAGTCCACAAGGGCCAGCGCCCACCACCAGGCACTGCAGACGCACAAGACAGTGTGGGTGAGGCGTCCCCTCCGCCTCTGACTGCCCCCTACTCTCCATGCCCTATCGAGGGCACCCTGTATCCACCTTGGTGCTGGTGCAGGCCCGGCCCTGCTGGTAGACAGGCTGGCCGGCGCGCTTGTCCAGTTTGGCCCACAGCGACTTGGCGCTCCAGTAGTTGAGCTGGTCCTTGATCTTGTGGTACTGGGACAGCCCCCCGCCAGGCTCTACATCCAGAGCCTGGCACAGCCCCTGGAAGCTGCTCAGCACATCCTGGCACAGCTGGGCCTGCAGAAAGCTCTCAAAGTGGGCATGCGCTGGGTTGGTGGGTGTGGGTGACGACATGGAGGCCCCCGGGGCTCTCAGGAAGGGGGACAGCTGGGCAGAGGCGAGTGGCTtctggaaagggagagggagagggggaggagtctgcagaagggaggaggggaaaaggaagggcaagagaagagagcagctggtGACCCCTGTGGATTCACTCACCTCAAATTGGCTctgctcctccctccctgcccctccccagccaagATTCTACTCCACCCCCAGGGAAATTTGCTgaatttggaaaggaaaactGCAGCCCTAGGCACGGGGAGGCGGCGAGCCTTCTGCTCAGCCTTGCCTGCCAGGGCTCTCTGAGCGCGGTGGAGCCCAAGGGGCGGGAATGCTCAGACGTGGGGGGCGCAGGCTGCCCGGGAGGAAGGCTTTCCTTGCGCTGGGACAGGGGCAGCTCTAataccccctcccccagctgctgGGCGCCTGCACTGCCCCTTCTCACCCTACACCTTAAGGAGCCAGGCGCCTCACGTGCCACTCTGAGTGTGCAGTTGTTTTCTGCCAGGGACAAAGTTTTCCTCCTCTGCTGTCGTGCTCTTCGGGGAGGGGGTTTGGGGGGCGGCGGCGCAGTCTCTAATCAGGTAGGTTCCACCTCCCACCTTCAAAACTACCGCAACAGTCAGAGGATGTTGCGACTGACAGACGCGAGGCCTGCGTCTATTTCTGACTCACTGTGGTCACGCCACTTCCCCGAGAAGTTCTCTGCTCCAGCGGGCCC harbors:
- the LOC131280425 gene encoding sphingomyelin phosphodiesterase 2-like — its product is MKPNFTLRLRVFNLNCWNIPYLSKHRADSMKRLGDFLNLERWYSHTTLKVWSEQDFETLRQKLLPTYPAVHYFRSGLIGSGLCIFSKHPIQELTQHVYTLNGYPYMIQHGDWFCGKAVGLLVLHLSGLVVNAYVTHLLAEYSRQKDVYLTHRVAQAWELAQFIHHTSKRADVVLLCGDLNSHPKDLSCCLLKEWMGLRDAFLETRDFKGCEEGCTMVPQNCYVNKQELEPFPSGIRIDYVLYKAVSGFYISCKNLKTTTDHDPPGVTPLSDHEALMATLCVRHSPPQHGPSPTRGPVEQSPLITVLREAWTELGLGLAQAHWWATLAGYVIGLGLLLLVLLCALAVAGGTWEVVMLLFTPSVGMVLGAGAVYFFHMQEAKGLCRVQAELQQVLGRAREAQDLGLEPQPVELLGQQEGDRAEEQQ